The DNA region CAGTCCCAGCACCAGGGCGCGTGAGCCTGCATTTAGGCCCAGCCGGGCCAGGGGGTGCGCTGTAACCGGGACCTCAGTCATGGTGCCGACCCCCCACATCAGCGCAGCTTCAGGGTGGCCAGGCCGAACAGCACCAGGATCACCGTGATGATCCAGAAACGCACGATCACCCGCGGCTCCGGCCAGCCCTTAAGCTCGAAATGATGGTGTATGGGCGCCATGCGGAAGATGCGCTTGCCGGTCAGCTTGAACGACAGCACCTGCAACATCACCGACACGGTCTCCATCACGAACACGCCCCCCATGATCATCAGCACGATCTCCTGGCGTACTAGCACCGCCAGCGTGCCGAGCCCTGCGCCCAGCGCCAGTGCGCCCACATCGCCCATGAAGACCTGGGCGGGGTAGGCATTGAACCAGAGAAAACCGAGGCCGGCCCCGACCAGGGCGGCACAGAACACCACCAGTTCGCCCGCCTTGGGAAGGAACGGTATGCCCAGGTATTCGGCGAACACGGCGTTGCCCGAGACATAGGCAAACACGCCCAGGGCGCCGCCCACCAGCACGGTGGGCATGATCGCCAGGCCATCCAGCCCGTCGGTCAGATTCACCGCGTTGCTGCTGCCTACGATCACCAGATAGGTGAGCAGCACGTAAACCCAGCCCAGGTTGAGCATGAAGTGCTTGAAGAAGGGCACGATGAAGGTGGTCTCGGCCGGCAGCGTCGCCGTCAGGTGCAGGAAGATGGCGGCGGCCAGTCCGACCACCGACTGCCACAGGTATTTGTGGCGCGCGGCCAGCCCCTTGCTGTTGCGGAGCACCAGTTTCTTGTAATCGTCGACGAAGCCGATGAGTCCAAAAGCCAGGGTCACCAGCAGGGTCACCCAGACGTAACGGTTGCCCAGATCGGCCCAAAGCAGCGTACTGATGCCGATGGACACCAGGATCAGCGCCCCGCCCATGGTGGGGGTGCCCGCCTTGGAGAAATGCGACTGCGGGCCATCCTCGCGTATGCTTTGCCCGATCTTGTAACGGCTGAGCCGGCGAATCATCGCCGGGCCAACCAGGAAAGCGATGAGCAAGGCCGTCAGGGTGCCGAGAATGGCGCGAAAGGTCAAATAGTGGAAGACGCGGAAAAAATCCACGTAACCTTCCAGCATCAAGGCGAGTTTCAGGAGCATCAGGTTTCTCGTACGCCTCGGCAAAAGGCTTCAATGACGCGTTCCATGCGCTGCGCTCGGGAACCCTTGACCAGCACAACCGCTTTGGGATCGAGCGTCTCCTGCAAGTGTCTGATCAGATCCGTTTGTTCGGAGAAATAACGGCCATGGGAACCGAACGCGGCCACCGCCTGTTCGGCGTGCGGGCCGGTGGCGAACAGGCGGGCGACACCCGCGCGTCGCGCCTCTTCCCCAAGCCCTGCGTGCAGCGCCGCACTGTTCTCGCCCAATTCGCCGAAGGCGCCCAGCACGATCCAGGGTTCGCCTGGCAGTTGCAGCAGCACGTCCAGCGCGGCGCTGAATGAGCTGGGGTTGGCATTATAGGTGTCGTTGATGAACAAGGCACCATTGCCGGCGAACTCCGGCTGCATCCGTCCCGGCACTGGCTCGATCTGAGCCAGTCCCGCGGCAATCTGCTCGGATGGCAAACCCAGCGCGGTGGCGACGGCGGCCGCAGCGAGGGCATTGGCGACGTTGTGCCGGCCCGCGAGACGCAGGGCCAATTGGCGCCTCACTCCCCCGATGACATAGTCGAAAAGGGTATGGAACCCATCCGCCTCGTGGGACACCCGGACAGTCTCTGTCAGGCCGCGCACGTCGGCCGTTTCGTGAAAGCCGAAACTGATGACTTTGCGCTCCCCGGCCAGCCCACGCCAAAAGCCGATGTAGGCGTCGTCGGCGTTGAGCACCGCGACACCGTCCGCCAGCAAGGCCCCGATCATTTCGCCCTTGGCCCGCGCCACCCCGTCGCGGCTACCAAACCCCTCCAGATGGGCATCGCCGGCATTGGTGATGAGCGCCACTTCCGGCGCGGCGAGCCCTGCCACATAAGCGATCTCGCCCGGATGATTGGCGCCCATTTCGATCACCGCATAGCGGTGCTCCGGACGGAGACGCGCCAGGGTCAAGGGCACCCCTAAATCGTTGTTCAGGTTACCCACCGTTTTCAAAACCGGGGCATGGACGCCCAGAATGGCGCTGACCATTTCCTTTGCCGTGGTCTTGCCATTGCTGCCGGTGACGCCCACCACGGTTACGGGCAAGGCCTTGCGCCAGGCGTTGCCTATCCTTCCCAGGGCGAGACGGGCGTCCTGGACCACGATCTGCGGCAGCGTAACGTCCACGGGACGCTCCACCAGAGCCGCACAGGCACCGGCCGCCGCCGCGGCAGCGACAAAGTCATGCCCATCAACGCGGGCGCCCGGTATCGCGACGAACAATTGGCCAGGCTTCAGGGTACGGGTGTCGATGCTGACACCGCCACATTCGGCGTCCGCGCCGGACAGCGCACCTCCGGCGGCCGTCGCCAGATCAATCAGTCGCATCCGACACTCCCTGGCCCATGGCCTGCAACAGCTCGCACACGACCACGCGGTCACTGAACGGGTGCTTGATCCCGCCTATGTCCTGGGTGTCTTCATGCCCCTTGCCGGCCACCAGCACCATGTCGCCGGGGCGAGCATCGGCAAGGGCTTCCGCAATGGCGGCGCGGCGATCACGCTGCACGCGCAACTGCGAAGGCGCCTGACAGCCCGCCAGGATTTCCTCCACGATGCGCTGACCGTCCTCGGTGCGCGGATTGTCGTCGGTTACGATGACACGGTCCGCCAGCCGCTCGGCGATGGCTCCCATCTGAGGGCGCTTGCCCTTGTCACGGTCGCCACCACAGCCGAAAACCGCCGTCAGGCGACCCTTGCAGTGCTGGCGCAGGTTGTCCAGCACCTTCTCCAGGGCATCGGGAGTGTGTGCATAATCGACGATGACCTCATAGCCAGAACGCGCGGAGAAGCGCTCCATGCGGCCCGGCACGGCCTTGACCCGGCTGACGCGGCGCGCGGCTTCGCCGAGCGAATAGCCCATGCCCAGCAGCACGGCAGTGACGCCCAGCAGGTTTTCGACATTGAAGCGCCCGTACAGCGGCGCCGAGACCTCGGCCTCGAGGAAGGAATGGCTGACTCGAAAAGAGACGCCGTCACCACGCTGGGCGACGGCGCTGGCGCACACGAGTTCGGCATCCACGGTCCTACCGCGGGCGGCATTCAGGGTGTAGGCGAGGCGACGCAGACCCGCCGGGGCAGCGCGCAGTACACCTTCGGCGCTGGGGTCATCGAGATTGAAGGCTATGAAATTCAGCTCGGGCCAGCGCACCAGACGGAGCTTGGCATCCAGATAGGCTTCCATGTTGCCGTGATAGTCCAGGTGATCGCGGCTGAGATTGGTGAACAGTCCGCCGCGAAAGCGCACACCGTTGACACGTCCCTGCACCAATCCGTGGGAGGAAGCCTCCATGGCGACGGCACGCACGTTCTGCCCACGCAAGCGGTCCAGCAGGGCATGCACCTCGATGGCATCCGGCGTGGTATGACTGGTACTGGACAGTTCGCCCAGCACACCCCAGCCCAGGGTGCCGATGACGGCAGCCGGCCGGTGATTGTTCAGGGCGTGAGCGAGGAAATGGCTGCAGGAGGTCTTCCCGTTGGTCCCGGTGATGCCGATGATGTCCAGATGGCGCGAGGGCTCGCCGTAAAAGCGGTCGGCGATCTGGCCCACCCGCTGCTGCAGTCCCGCCACAGGCACGCAGGGAACCGCGCTGATGCCACGCGCCAGTTCCGTGCCGCCTTCCGCGGGCTCATACAGAATGGCGCAAGCGCCGGCGGCAATGGCGGCCTCGGCGTAGCGGAGGCCGTGGCAACGGGTTCCCGCCAGCGCAAAAAACACGTCGCCGGGACAGATGTCCCGGCTATCGAGTGAGAGTCCGCGTACCACCAGCGAGGGCACGCCGGGGCCGCCTTCGACCAGCCCCTCCAGGAGCCGGTCGAGCCTGAGGTCGGGGGGCGTGTCCTTGGCCGGCATCATATGGCACCTTCCTGGGCGACGGTAATTACCGGCGGTTCCTCCTGATCAGGCGCGATATTCAGCAGGCGCAGGGCGCCTTCCATCACCGTGGAAAATACGGGGGCCGCCACGGCGCCGCCGTAGTATTCGCCCGCTGTAGGATTGTCGATCATCACGATCATCACCAATTTGGGTTTGCTCGCTGGCGCCATGCCGGCGAACAGCGACAGGTAAGCGCCCTGCTGATAGCCATGGGCGCCGCTTTTCTTGACCGTGCCGGTCTTGCCGGCTACGCGGTATCCGGGGATGGCGGCCTTGATGGCGGTTCCCTCGCGGGTCACCACAGCCTCCAGCATGGTTTTCACGCTGTTGGCGGTCTTGGCCGACATGATGCGGTGGACTTCAGGCGGCTTCTCCCGCTTCAAAAGGCCCACCATCGGTATTTCGCCACCGTTGGCCAAGGACAAATACGCCCTCGCCAGTTGCAGCGCGGAAGTTGAGAGACCATAGCCGAAGGACAGCGTCGCCTGGTGGAACGGACCCCAGTTCTGGTGGTTGGAGAGCCGGCCGCTCGCCTCGCCGGGAAAACCGGTCTCCAGCCCCTGACCGAAACCCAGGTTGTTGTAGAAAGCCCAAAGCTTGCCGGACGGCAGGTTCAGGGCGATCTTGGTCATGCCCACGTTGCTGGACTTTTGCAGAATGTGGGCCACATCCAGGACGCCGTAGTTGTGCACGTCCTTCACCACATTGCTGCCCACGCGCAACTGCCCCGGGCTGGTGTTGAACACCGTGCCGGGCCCGATTTTGCCCAATTCCATGGCGCAGGCGACGCCGAACGGCTTGATGGTGGAGCCGGGCTCGAACAGATCGGTAATGGCCCGGTTGCGGGAGACGTTGCCGCTGATACGGGCGCGGCTGTTGGGATTGAAGGACGGCTGATTGGCCATGGCCAGCACCTCGCCGCTCTCCGAATCCAGAAGGACCAGCGTGCCCGACTTCGCTCGGTGCTGCAGCACGGTTCGCTTCAGCTCGCGGTAGGCCAGGTATTGCAGACGCTGATCGATACTCAGCTTGAGGTCCTTGCCTGCCGACGGCATGCGCAGCACTTCCACGTCCTCGATGATGCGCCGCTTGCCGTCACGCATGATGCGCTTGGCGCCGGGCACACCCTTCAGCCAGTCGTTGTAGGCCAGTTCCATGCCTTCCTGACCGCTGTCGTCGATATTGTTGAACCCCAGCATGTGGGCCGCCACTTCGCCTGTGGGGTAATAGCGCTGGTACTCCCGCTCCGCGTAGACACCGGGAATGCCGATTGCGATAGCCTGGTCAGCCATCTCCGGACTCATGCGCCGTTTCAGATAGACGAAGCCGCGGCCGGAATTGGACGTGCGCCGCCGGATCTCCTTAGGGCTCATCCCGATCGCATCGCCCAAGGCTTTGACATCCTGGTCGCTCGCCTCGAACTCCTTGGGATTGACCCAAACGGATTTGACGGGGGAACTGATGGCGAGCAATTCGCCGTTGCGGTCAAGGATGCGGCCGCGGTGCGCCGGAACCGGCACCACGCCGACGTGGCGCATGTCACCTTGCTGGATCAGGAACTGGCGGTCCAGCACCTGCAGTTTGATAGCGCGCCCCACGAGTACCAGCATGGCGCACATCATGGCAATCAAGAGGAAACGCCAGCGACCGGCGTAGTCCGTTTCATCGATCCGTCTGGTATTACTGATGACCATCATGGTAGCTTGCCAATACTAAGGTTTGACATAAATGATCGATTCCCTGCGGGGCAAATCCATCCCCAACCGGGTGCGGGCCAGACGCTCGATGCGGCTGTGTTCCGCCCAGGTATTCTGCTCGAGCTGCAACTGCCCAAGCTCCACTTCATAGCCGTCCAGTTCCTGCTCCAGGCGCTGGATTTCAGCGAACAACATGCGTGACCGGTACTTGGTGTAAACCACGCCCAAGGCCGAAACCACCACGATCAGCAGCAGCACCAGGATGCTCCTCATGCCGCCACCCGCTCGGCTACCCGCATGACGGCGCTGCGCGCGCGCACATTGGCCTGAACCTCGTCGGCCGATGGCAGGCGCTTTTTGCCGACCCGACGCAGTCGCGCCCGATGCTCGATAGGCACGGGCAGATGGGCGGGTAGCGGCCGGCCCCGTTCCTGGTCGCGCATGAAGCGCTTGACGATACGGTCTTCCAGCGAATGAAAGGCGATCACCACCAGCCTGCCCCCTGGACGCAGCACCTTGACGGCCTGCTCTAAAGCCTGCTCCAATGCCTCCAACTCACCGTTCAAGGCAATGCGTATCGCCTGAAAGCTGCGGGTCGCCGGATGTTTGCCCTTTTCCCGGGTCGGAACCGCCTGCTCGATCACCCGGGCCAGGGCCGAGGTGCTCGTCAAGGGCCGAGCTGCCAGGATCGCACGGGCAATACGACGGGCGAACCGCTCCTCGCCATAGGTCCTGAGGACCCGCTCGAGTTCGCTTTCCGTCACCGCATCGATCCACTCGGCGGCCGTTGGACCGCGGCTGGTATCCATGCGCATGTCCAAGGGCCCCTCGCGCATGAAACTGAAACCACGCTCGGCTTCGTCCAACTGCGGGGAGGAAACGCCCAGATCCATCAAAATGCCGCCGACATCGCCGGTTTTCCCCAACTTGTCAATCTGCGGGACCAGTTCCGCAAAGCTGCCGTGCCACACCGCGAATCGCTCGTCGGCCAGCAAGCCCTGTTCCTTGGCCCATGCCACTGCGGCGGGGTCCTTGTCTAAAGCCAGCAGCCGCCCGGCCGGCCCGAGTCGTGCGAGAATTGCGGCAGAATGCCCGCCCCGTCCGAAAGTGCAGTCCACGTAAAATCCATCGCCTTGAATGTTCAGGCCTTCCAGCGCCTCCGCCAGCATCACCGGCACGTGCGCGCCTTTTTCAACACTCATCAGAAAGAAAGGGATTCCAGTTCGGGCGACAGGTCGTCCAGGTCTTCGACTCCCTCCTCTTCCAACCATTCGTCGCGGCTGCGATTCCACACGTCCTCGTCCCAGATCTCGAACTTGTTTCCTTGGCCCGTCAACACCACGCGCTTGTCCAAGTTGGCAAACTTTCGGAGCGGTTCCGCGATGAGAACGCGGCCCTGGCTGTCCATCTCACACTCGGTGGCATGGCCGATGAGGAGCCGCTGTAAACGCTTTGCTTGCTTGTTGAGACTGGGGAGTTTCACCAGCTTGCGCTCGATGTCCTCCCACTCGGGAAAGGGATACAGCATGAGGCAACGATCGAGCCCGACGGTCAGGACCAATTGGCGCTCGCAGCACTCCTGCAACTCCGCTCGGTAGCGAGTTGGGATGGCCAGCCGGCCTTTTTCGTCAAGATTGATCGAATTGACGCCCCGAAACAACTCCGCCCCCGCTCCCCATTAATCTCCATTTTTTTCCACTAAACTCCACTTGGCCTCAATATAGAAACCAACCTGAGGCAAGTCAAGGGGAATCCGGGACAATTTCATCAGCGTCCTCAGGGGCAGCGGAAAACAACTGATGGACACTGAATCGAGTGCCGGCCATTACTGCTTTATATTTAAATTTCAATTGGTTGAAAACATGCCAGGAACACATCAGGAACCGGCAAGACGATGCCGCAAAATGCCTACCGATAAGGCCATGGCGAACATGCCGGCATCACAGAAACGGCAGGTGGCGTTGCACGCCATGATGGAAATTTCTTGGCACCTACCCGGCGCGACCGTTCCTCTTTATCGAATGGTGAAGCTCAAGACCCCCATCAACCACGCAAGGGCGAAGACCCGGCCCTCATGTAAAATACCGAATCGCGAAATCAGATGATGATTCAAGCCAGAAGGACTCGCACACAGGCGCCATGACCGAACAATACGACGCTTCCGCCATTGAGGTCCTCAGCGGCCTCGACCCGGTCCGCAAACGGCCCGGCATGTACACTGACACCAGCCGCCCCAACCACCTGGCCCAGGAGGTGGTGGACAACAGCGTCGATGAGGCCCTTGCCGGCTTCGCCCGCACGATCGACGTCACCCTGCTGGCCGATGGCGGCGTCACGGTGCGCGACGACGGCCGCGGCATGCCGGTGGATATTCACCCGGAGCAGGGCGTTTCCGGCGTGGAGGTGATCCTCACCAAGCTGCATGCCGGCGGCAAGTTCTCCCACAAGAGCTACGGCTTCTCCGGCGGCCTGCATGGCGTCGGCGTGTCGGTAGTAAACGCGCTCTCGGCGCGCCTGGAGGTGGAGATCCGCCGCGGCGGCAAGGTCTACGCCATGAGCTTCGCCCAGGGCGACAAGCTCACCGAACTCACGGAAATCGGCAGCACCAGGCCGAGGGACACCGGCAGTGTGGTGCGCTTCTGGCCGGAGCCCCGTTACTTCGATTCGCCGCGCGTATCCGTCTCCAGGCTCAAGCATCTGCTGCGCGCCAAGGCGGTGCTGTGTCCGGGCCTCAAGATCACCCTGCGCGAGGAAGCCAGCGGGGAGGAAACCGTCTGGCATTACGAAAACGGCCTGCCGGAATACCTGCTGGATCAGATCGGCCACGTGGAATGCACCCCCGCCGAACCTTTCACCGGTTCCATGGAAGGCAGCGGCGAAGCCGCCGACTGGGCCCTTGTCTGGGCGCAGGACGTCCGGGAAGCCGTGGCGGAAAGCTATGTGAACCTGGTGCCAACACCCCAGGGCGGCACCCATGTGAACGGACTGCGGGCCGGACTCACGGAAGCCATCCGTGAATTCTGCGATTTCCGCGACCTGCTCCCGCGCGGCGTCAAGATTGCTCCGGAAGACGTCTGGGAGCGCTGCCAATACGTGCTGTCGGTCAAGCTTCAGGAGCCGCAGTTCTCCGGCCAGACCAAGGAGCGCCTCAGTTCCCGCGAGTGCGTGGCCTTCGTGTCCGGCGTGGTCAAGGACGCCTTCAGCCTTTGGCTCAATCAGCACCCCGCCCAAGGGGAAACGATCGCCGCCCTGGTGATCGAGAGCGCGCAGAAACGGCTCAAGGCCAGCCGCCAGGTGGTACGCAAGAAGGTCACCGCCGGGCCCGCCCTGCCGGGCAAGCTCGCCGATTGCGCCTCCCAGGACACGGCGCTCACGGAACTGTTCCTGGTGGAGGGCGATTCCGCCGGCGGCTCGGCCAAGCAGGCCAGGGATCGCGAATTCCAGGCCATCATGCCCCTGCGCGGCAAGATCCTGAACACCTGGGAGGTGGAATCGGAAAGCGTGCTGGCCTCGCAGGAAGTGCACGACATCGCCCTGGCCCTGGGAGTGGACCCGGGCTCCGCCGACATCGGCAACCTACGCTACGGCAAGGTGTGCATCCTGGCGGACGCGGATTCCGACGGCAACCACATCGCCACCTTGCTGTGCGCGTTATTCGTAAAGCATTTCCGGCCGCTGGTGGCCGCCGGCCACGTGTTCGTCGCCATGCCGCCGCTCTACCGGATCGATGTGGGCAAGCACGTCTACTACGCCCTGGACGATCACGAGCGCAAGGGCGTGCTGGACCGCATCGAGGCGGAGAAAATCAAGGGCAAGGTCAATGTGCAGCGCTTCAAGGGCCTCGGCGAGATGAACCCCTCGCAACTGCGGGAAACCACCATGAATCCGGACACCCGCCGGCTGATCCAGTTGAGCCTGGACGACAGCGAGGCCACCGACCGGCAACTGGACATGCTGCTGGCCAAGAAGCGGGCAGGCGACCGCAAGGTGTGGCTGGAAGAAAAGGGCAACCTGGCCGAGGTGCTTTAGGCGCGTGCCGCAGACCTCAAGCTGAGCTAAAATCCAGGCTCCCGTATAAAAACAAGCCAAAGGGGGAGAGTCATGTCCGATCGCATCCGCCGCGCCGTTTTTGCCTTGCTCGCCACCACGTCCCCCTGCCTCCTGGCTGAGGACCACACCGCCGAGGCTCTGAAACACGCCGCCGAGGCGGCCAGCGCCACCGACTCCAAGTCCGTGGGCCTACATGCCGAGCAGGCGCTGCAGCACATCGACGCCGCCAAGGCAGCATCCGGCGCCCAAGTGGACCCGCACGTCAAGCAGGGTGAAGCAGACCTGAACACGGCGGTCCAGCATTCCAACTGGCACAACACCGACCGCGCCGCCCAGGAGGCCGCCGACGGCAAGGCACACTTGGAACAGGCCGGCGGCAAGTAAGCCTTCCCTGGAACCCAAGGAAACGCGGAATAGGTCCGCAGTTTCCTATCTCAGGTAGAGGCCGTCCACCCCGACCTTGCCCGGACCATCGAGCACGTAGATCCCGGCGGAATTGGCCTTGACTTGAAAGCTCAAGGAACCGCCGCTGTGGATCTCCTGGCCGGTCACGGCATCCCGGTAGAGGCCGGGCCGGACGCCATCCACATTCACCTGCTGGTCGCCGCCAATGGCGAGGCCCACCACGGCATAGCTGGAACCTTCCGGATAGTCGCGGACGAAGCTCATGCCGCCGCCCCATTCACTCAGTTGCGTCACCGGAGCCTTCTGCAGGGCGGGCACCGCCCGGCGAATCTGGTTCAGGCGCTTGATGTGCTGATATAGGGGATGAGCCTGAGTGCGCGGCAAGGCCTCATCGCTCAAGTAATCCCCGAAATAGGCCCGGCCGGTCTGGTCCAGGGTGTCCTTTTCGCCCTCCACGTCCTGGGGCGCCCCTTTCATGAACTCGATCTCCTCGCCGTAGTACAGGCATGGGATGCCGCGCACCGTCCAGATCAGGTTGTAGGCCGCCGCCGCCATCCATTGCTCGCCCTTGAAGCGGTACTTGAAGTCGTTGTCCGGCCCCACGTCGTGGTTCTGCAGGAAGGTGACCAGCTGCGTCACATCGCCGTAAATCCAGTCCATGCTGAAAATCTGGGCCGTGCCGCCGTAGGTGCCCTTGCTCACGGTGTCGCGGAAGGTGGAGAACAGGCCGAAATCCAGCTGGGGAAAACCCGAATCGCCCCCTGAAGCCGGATCGCGCGGGTCGTGGCCCAGTCGGGTGTACCACCAGGGCCGGATCTGCGAGGGACCGTTG from Methyloterricola oryzae includes:
- the mraY gene encoding phospho-N-acetylmuramoyl-pentapeptide-transferase; translation: MLLKLALMLEGYVDFFRVFHYLTFRAILGTLTALLIAFLVGPAMIRRLSRYKIGQSIREDGPQSHFSKAGTPTMGGALILVSIGISTLLWADLGNRYVWVTLLVTLAFGLIGFVDDYKKLVLRNSKGLAARHKYLWQSVVGLAAAIFLHLTATLPAETTFIVPFFKHFMLNLGWVYVLLTYLVIVGSSNAVNLTDGLDGLAIMPTVLVGGALGVFAYVSGNAVFAEYLGIPFLPKAGELVVFCAALVGAGLGFLWFNAYPAQVFMGDVGALALGAGLGTLAVLVRQEIVLMIMGGVFVMETVSVMLQVLSFKLTGKRIFRMAPIHHHFELKGWPEPRVIVRFWIITVILVLFGLATLKLR
- a CDS encoding UDP-N-acetylmuramoyl-tripeptide--D-alanyl-D-alanine ligase, whose translation is MRLIDLATAAGGALSGADAECGGVSIDTRTLKPGQLFVAIPGARVDGHDFVAAAAAAGACAALVERPVDVTLPQIVVQDARLALGRIGNAWRKALPVTVVGVTGSNGKTTAKEMVSAILGVHAPVLKTVGNLNNDLGVPLTLARLRPEHRYAVIEMGANHPGEIAYVAGLAAPEVALITNAGDAHLEGFGSRDGVARAKGEMIGALLADGVAVLNADDAYIGFWRGLAGERKVISFGFHETADVRGLTETVRVSHEADGFHTLFDYVIGGVRRQLALRLAGRHNVANALAAAAVATALGLPSEQIAAGLAQIEPVPGRMQPEFAGNGALFINDTYNANPSSFSAALDVLLQLPGEPWIVLGAFGELGENSAALHAGLGEEARRAGVARLFATGPHAEQAVAAFGSHGRYFSEQTDLIRHLQETLDPKAVVLVKGSRAQRMERVIEAFCRGVRET
- a CDS encoding UDP-N-acetylmuramoyl-L-alanyl-D-glutamate--2,6-diaminopimelate ligase; the encoded protein is MMPAKDTPPDLRLDRLLEGLVEGGPGVPSLVVRGLSLDSRDICPGDVFFALAGTRCHGLRYAEAAIAAGACAILYEPAEGGTELARGISAVPCVPVAGLQQRVGQIADRFYGEPSRHLDIIGITGTNGKTSCSHFLAHALNNHRPAAVIGTLGWGVLGELSSTSHTTPDAIEVHALLDRLRGQNVRAVAMEASSHGLVQGRVNGVRFRGGLFTNLSRDHLDYHGNMEAYLDAKLRLVRWPELNFIAFNLDDPSAEGVLRAAPAGLRRLAYTLNAARGRTVDAELVCASAVAQRGDGVSFRVSHSFLEAEVSAPLYGRFNVENLLGVTAVLLGMGYSLGEAARRVSRVKAVPGRMERFSARSGYEVIVDYAHTPDALEKVLDNLRQHCKGRLTAVFGCGGDRDKGKRPQMGAIAERLADRVIVTDDNPRTEDGQRIVEEILAGCQAPSQLRVQRDRRAAIAEALADARPGDMVLVAGKGHEDTQDIGGIKHPFSDRVVVCELLQAMGQGVSDATD
- a CDS encoding peptidoglycan D,D-transpeptidase FtsI family protein, giving the protein MMVISNTRRIDETDYAGRWRFLLIAMMCAMLVLVGRAIKLQVLDRQFLIQQGDMRHVGVVPVPAHRGRILDRNGELLAISSPVKSVWVNPKEFEASDQDVKALGDAIGMSPKEIRRRTSNSGRGFVYLKRRMSPEMADQAIAIGIPGVYAEREYQRYYPTGEVAAHMLGFNNIDDSGQEGMELAYNDWLKGVPGAKRIMRDGKRRIIEDVEVLRMPSAGKDLKLSIDQRLQYLAYRELKRTVLQHRAKSGTLVLLDSESGEVLAMANQPSFNPNSRARISGNVSRNRAITDLFEPGSTIKPFGVACAMELGKIGPGTVFNTSPGQLRVGSNVVKDVHNYGVLDVAHILQKSSNVGMTKIALNLPSGKLWAFYNNLGFGQGLETGFPGEASGRLSNHQNWGPFHQATLSFGYGLSTSALQLARAYLSLANGGEIPMVGLLKREKPPEVHRIMSAKTANSVKTMLEAVVTREGTAIKAAIPGYRVAGKTGTVKKSGAHGYQQGAYLSLFAGMAPASKPKLVMIVMIDNPTAGEYYGGAVAAPVFSTVMEGALRLLNIAPDQEEPPVITVAQEGAI
- the ftsL gene encoding cell division protein FtsL, with protein sequence MRSILVLLLIVVVSALGVVYTKYRSRMLFAEIQRLEQELDGYEVELGQLQLEQNTWAEHSRIERLARTRLGMDLPRRESIIYVKP
- the rsmH gene encoding 16S rRNA (cytosine(1402)-N(4))-methyltransferase RsmH, which produces MSVEKGAHVPVMLAEALEGLNIQGDGFYVDCTFGRGGHSAAILARLGPAGRLLALDKDPAAVAWAKEQGLLADERFAVWHGSFAELVPQIDKLGKTGDVGGILMDLGVSSPQLDEAERGFSFMREGPLDMRMDTSRGPTAAEWIDAVTESELERVLRTYGEERFARRIARAILAARPLTSTSALARVIEQAVPTREKGKHPATRSFQAIRIALNGELEALEQALEQAVKVLRPGGRLVVIAFHSLEDRIVKRFMRDQERGRPLPAHLPVPIEHRARLRRVGKKRLPSADEVQANVRARSAVMRVAERVAA
- the mraZ gene encoding division/cell wall cluster transcriptional repressor MraZ — its product is MFRGVNSINLDEKGRLAIPTRYRAELQECCERQLVLTVGLDRCLMLYPFPEWEDIERKLVKLPSLNKQAKRLQRLLIGHATECEMDSQGRVLIAEPLRKFANLDKRVVLTGQGNKFEIWDEDVWNRSRDEWLEEEGVEDLDDLSPELESLSF
- the parE gene encoding DNA topoisomerase IV subunit B, whose protein sequence is MTEQYDASAIEVLSGLDPVRKRPGMYTDTSRPNHLAQEVVDNSVDEALAGFARTIDVTLLADGGVTVRDDGRGMPVDIHPEQGVSGVEVILTKLHAGGKFSHKSYGFSGGLHGVGVSVVNALSARLEVEIRRGGKVYAMSFAQGDKLTELTEIGSTRPRDTGSVVRFWPEPRYFDSPRVSVSRLKHLLRAKAVLCPGLKITLREEASGEETVWHYENGLPEYLLDQIGHVECTPAEPFTGSMEGSGEAADWALVWAQDVREAVAESYVNLVPTPQGGTHVNGLRAGLTEAIREFCDFRDLLPRGVKIAPEDVWERCQYVLSVKLQEPQFSGQTKERLSSRECVAFVSGVVKDAFSLWLNQHPAQGETIAALVIESAQKRLKASRQVVRKKVTAGPALPGKLADCASQDTALTELFLVEGDSAGGSAKQARDREFQAIMPLRGKILNTWEVESESVLASQEVHDIALALGVDPGSADIGNLRYGKVCILADADSDGNHIATLLCALFVKHFRPLVAAGHVFVAMPPLYRIDVGKHVYYALDDHERKGVLDRIEAEKIKGKVNVQRFKGLGEMNPSQLRETTMNPDTRRLIQLSLDDSEATDRQLDMLLAKKRAGDRKVWLEEKGNLAEVL
- the smbP gene encoding small metal-binding protein SmbP codes for the protein MSDRIRRAVFALLATTSPCLLAEDHTAEALKHAAEAASATDSKSVGLHAEQALQHIDAAKAASGAQVDPHVKQGEADLNTAVQHSNWHNTDRAAQEAADGKAHLEQAGGK